Sequence from the Phragmites australis chromosome 6, lpPhrAust1.1, whole genome shotgun sequence genome:
GGTCCCCTTTAAGATTATTTCtaaccatattctctttatttcgttcTCTTTCTGATTCCTTTCTCCGTTtccattcattttattttctctcatctccaacagttttccttcgaggggaatcgcaaagggaaatgagagagaatcccgtcctgaagggaatgaccctagGAATTCTGTCGTGAaaggaatcgtgaagggaaatcgttagagcgctgaagagaacaagaatcccttcacgaagaAAATTTCACCCGTAAAGGGAAGCTGTTGGTCGTGGCCTAAACCTTCAAGACTCACAGCTTCGTGCAGAGTCCTGAGGCTCCCCGTGTAGTTGTTTGGCTCCACATCCACAACAGTAGGATTATTCATTTGGTTAATTTGGCTCTCACTTCTCAACAATCAAAACTTATTCATATATTGAGTTACTGGCTTAACCTAATTACTCTATCAAGTAACAAATACAATGTctcaatatatattttttaccaCTATTTTCTATTGAAATATAATCATAAAAAACTAATAAATTATGGTATTATGAAAGTGCACTTCAAGACAAGGGCATTTGATTTTCATATTTCCAATTTATACATTTCAGAATATATTGATAATCAAAGCTTCAAAAGTTTGATCAGAAACATCTCCAAAACGTCTTCAGGCCTGAATGGAGTTACCGAATGCCAACCCAAAGCCATGACCGTCGTTAGGGTTAAGAAAACCTCTAGCTTAATTATAACTTTGAGACTTGCTTGCACCTAATCAGGGTGGACCTACGCACATGACAGGCTAGGCTTCAGCCCAGACTATAAACCCAAATTTCCATCATTTTTACTATAGAAACAGTAGATCTTTTAGGAGCCTAGACTAAATTTGAATGGGTCATGACTCAGGGCTAGTTTCGCCCCTGCACCTAAGTATTCCTTGACGGATCGTTAGGGTTAAGTATGGTATCATGTCAATGTTGCTTTAACGGTGCGTTCTTATCCCTTACAGTTCCACATTACTTTTTTTGGTTGGTCCATGCATCCTCATGGCACCACCGGATCGACCTAGCTAGTGCGTGCTTGCATGTATGGCATCGACGCAGCTGCGTGTTGGGGGCTGACGCGGAGACCATTGCGATGCCAGCTTCTAGTAAGTCTCGGGGTCTACGGAAACAATTGTTTCAGTGACTTGACTTGCATTAAACATTGGAGCAACTTGCATTATAATATTAAAGATCACTGACAACAATCCATTGCGTGCGATAGACGTACAATGTATGTACGTTGGGGGAAATTCCATCAGTCGGCTCAAAAACGAGATGCATCTTTTCCTTTGTGCACCGATGAATTAACAAATGGAGATATCTTCACCGAACAATTTTCATATATTAATTCCATCATTAGCGGATGCAGGGAACTAGGTAAGGGACTCATcacctctttcttcttcttctttctcttttttttttcttctccctctcttttttcttcttcctctctcatctataaaaaaaaaattattagagacTCAGAAGCACTACCAcagaatatattttatatacTAGTCTATCATTGTCGGATCGtcaaaaccgacaatgataataatatcactgtcgatttataaaaaaaataggtatCATTACTGGTTCTACAAagcaaccggcagtgataatgacTTTTTACTGTCGGCTCGTATTAAAAACAGGTAGTgataatatcactgtcggttgttaatttgaaccgacagtgaaaaatCATCCGAACCCGAAATCTGACTTCAGTCAAGTTTTGCCTCGCAATACTCACGTccagctccctctctctcaatgTGTGGCCTTTATCTCTGCCTCCCTCGCTATCTTTCTCTGTCTCTCTCGCCCCCTCTCCCACGGTCCCACCCCATCGCTCGCGCTACTCCTCATTCTCctaatctcctcccccaccAGCCTCCTCCCCTGCCTCCTCTCCCATCGGCCTACTTCTCCTTCCCTCGTGCGATCCATGATGGGATCCGATGAGAATCCGGTCATGGATCTGTCTAGGGGCAGAGATAGCGGGCGACGGCAGAGGCACGGACGACAAGAGGGATCTAGAGGCTGGCCCGCTATGCGGCTACCTCAAGGGTAGCGGTTCCAAGGGCACCATCGTACCCTTACCTTCATCGGTGTCACCGTCGTCGTGGGTCCAAGGATGGGTGCGGCTGACCAGAGTGCGACAGCAGTGACGGGTAGATGCAAGTGACCAAGAGCGACGGAGCTGGCGGCCCGCAGCGGTGGGCCAATGCAGGTGACTAAGAGTGGCACCCGCGGTGTGAGCCTTGAGGGCGCAGAGCGTAGGGGCCCAAGGGCCGACTCGTCGTGGCCGCTGAGATCTTCAGTGTGGCGTCGTTCATGCTCATGGTCAATGTAGAGAAGGACAATGCTGATACGCTTGAGTCCCGCTCCTTTTGTAGCCAGGAGCTCCAACAGGCGCTCAACGTCATATGCTGCCTCTCATTCACGATGGTCTTCTCCATGCAAGGCGCGGGTGACGACGGCAAGCAGAGCATGACCGTGTGTGTTGTGCTAGTGGCCTTTGTGCCGCCATATTTTCTTGTGCAAGGCAGAGTAAGGCCGAGGTGGCATGGCAATGGCGGTGGAGTGCATTGACTTGTTTCCTTTTTTGGCTCTTAGAACCACTTTCACTACCGATTGTACAACCGATAGTAATTAGGGCATTTCTTTCACTATCGATCAATCACTATCGGATGTAAAATCAACAGTAAAGATCACTCTAGAGCCGACGGTGAAGATATTTTCTGTAGTGGTGGAGGGCTTTCATAGGCTACGAAGCAATAGGGGGAGGGGCTAGAGCCCCACCCCTCCCCCTTGGATCCACCCTTGAAACTATATCTGTGAAGATTTTGGATATAAGAAGTTATATCAAAAGACAAGAGTGTGGCACTTGAGTCATGTGGCTAAAAGAACTTGGTTACACATGTaagcaaataaaaaatgaaggaaaaaacCCTTAACAATTGACCATGCCCAAAAATACCTTGTAATTTTAAAAGGGGTCCCTTTTAAAAAAGTGCAAGTAATATATTAAGAATGAATGCTAATTGTGCCCCTAGGCCATTTTCATCTCTAGATCTATACCATCCATTATAATCTAGAGACATGGAGTCCAATATATTTAGTAGATTATGTTTTTATATATTGTCAAGCAGAGTAAGGCGCAACTTGACGCCAATTAATTCTCCTACATACCTATATGCATCATCAATATCAACCTCACTCTTTTATCGTAGCAGGCAGCCTCTGTCATCACATCTTTAAGCCACGCTTCCTATGCTGCAGGCACCAATAAAAAAACCCTTTAATTATGACCAAAATAGTCTTACAAAATCGTAGAACCACCAACTGCTATCAAACTCCATCGATAAACTTACAAACCGTTCGAACATCGTCGCCCAAAACATCCTTTCCATGTATACCATACCTATATATGTATAGCTCCCACAAACCGAAAGAATCTCACACCAACTCTTAGCTAGGTTCTAGTTGCGAATAAATCAGAGCACCTGCCCTACCAAAAAAACCACTTGCATGGTGGACAGAAACCTGGGGGCACACAGTTTGGCCGCGGTGGGCCCACCTCCATGCATTTCCCTCCCTCCTATAAAAACCCACCACCCTGCACACACGGACACCACCAACCTTTGTTGATCAGCACACAAACATATATCCACAGGCAAAGCGCAAATGAGGCCTACTGGGATGGACATGACGATGGAGGACGACGGCGGGGTGTCGTCGtcggtgcagcagcagcagcagcagccggcaTTCGGCTACGGGCACGGGCAGCCGCCGCCGTTCTGGTCGACGCCGACGCCGTACCTGTTCATCGGGTTCGCGGTGGTGATGGCGCTCATCGCCGTGGCGCTGGCCGTGCTCATCTGCTCCCGCcgcaaggaggaggagggcccCCGCAGCCGCGGCGCGGGAGAGGAGGTCATGTCCGTGCGCGTGCTGACGCCGCTGGGTAGGGAGGACGCGGCGATGCCCAAGGTGGTCGTCGTGATGGCCGGCGACCACGCGCCATCGTTCCTCGCCAGCGCTGTGCCACTCACCAGCTTCGCCGGAGCAGCCAAGGCGCAGATGCCGCAGTACGTCGGCGGGGGCAAGGAcggagccgccaccgccacggCCATGTAGACTGCCCTGCCGGCGTGCTGCGCGTGCGAAATTAAGCGGGAGAAGCAATTTTGTTCcgacttcttttttctttcttccttggtATAGCTTCTCTGACGTCCGCGCGTCCGAATTTGGTTGCATCATCTTTCCTGTTTCTGATCTTACATAAGGAAGTTTTCGAGGTCGGACGAACAATTGCGGTCTGTTTGGATAAGCGGGTACGTAGGATCCTAACCTTAGGATTTCGTTTAAACTCGaactaaattttaaaatatatgtgTATGAGACAATCCTCTCTATATCACTTAATAGTTTGGCCTGTGACAACTAAGTGCGGGCTCATCATCGTTTTATTAAGCAATCAGTGATAGATCATCACAGATCACACACTTATTAGTCGCTCTCTctcatctttcttttcctttgctTTTTAAAGAGAAGCAAGCTTCtgtccatctctctctctctctctctctctctctctctctgtgcctAACGAGTTCCGGGTCAGGAAGCACTAACGCATCCGTCCGTTCTCATCCGAAATTCCTAACCCAAAGAAAGTATACAGATATATATGATGCGCATGCACTAGGCACTAGTATTTGAAACTAGTGCCAAAGCAAGCTTAGCTAAGCGCACCAAGTTATACAGAATCGCTTTCTCAATACGCGCCTGTACCAACAATATAGTAGTGCAAGGGAACGGAATCTCAGCATCTGGTCTGGGCCAAACATAATGCGCACCAAGGAGTACCTGTTATGGTCATTTGGTTTCTTACATTTGAAGTCCttatttttcataaattttaactaacaatTATTCAAATTATGTGCAAGTTTAGTGAAACAAAAGTATTAATAGGTTCTTATTTCACATACTTTTTAATAAGATATTTATTTCGTAAGCGTTGATAATATACTATAAGAtaaattaatgatcaaaatatacttaaaaatattttcttaaatTCTAATACGTCTTGTAAAAAGCAACTAGGAGCATAGTACTACTCCCAGTAAGACCGCCAGCTGCAAACGAGCATCCTTCGCATCGCTTCCCTTGATCGAGCCAGCGCCCGCATGCATCCATGTGCTTCAAAACCGGTGTGCCGAAAAGTTTCCCATgaaattctctctcctttttgcATTGccactctcttttcttcttgctGGTCATGCACTCATGCATGCCTACTACATGCATATATTCGCTCGTCCCCTCACCCAAAGTCCAAACACTGCAAGTTTGCGAGGCAGGTTTCCGTCGTGTCATTTCTAGCTAGGAGATGTACAATTTTCACTGCTACAGAAATAATTTAGTATGACGTTTGTATATAGACAGGTTTGTGAGCTATCTATGCATAGATTATTATAAACGACTCTAAATAAGAATCGTCTGTGATAATAACAAGATCCCTCCAGAGATGGTGGAACACTTTTATTACAAACGATTCCTATTAGGAACTGTCTGTATTAgtattacagacggctcgtaTTTAAAGTCATCTATaataaaatcaatatcacaAACGGCTTCAAATACAAGCCATccgtaatattaatacagacggcttATATTTGGAGCCGTatgtaataaaactaatatcaCATATGGTTCGAAACATGAACCATCCGTAAAATTAATACATATAGCTTCAAACACGAGTCGTCTGAGAAAATAGCCTGAAAGAGATGAGAcactttagtacagacggctccaaacatgaagccgtctgtactattagaaCAATACATCATCCCCTATCTCTAAATCGAAGCAGAACAGTGACGACTGAATAGTGCGGAGCTTTTGGAGGGAGAGGGcaattttgacaaaaaaaaacttgaagattcattggcATTTGTAACTCCAAGGTAAGTATTATGTTCTATTTTGGTTTAAATGGTCTAGATTTTGA
This genomic interval carries:
- the LOC133920672 gene encoding protein GLUTAMINE DUMPER 6-like, which encodes MRPTGMDMTMEDDGGVSSSVQQQQQQPAFGYGHGQPPPFWSTPTPYLFIGFAVVMALIAVALAVLICSRRKEEEGPRSRGAGEEVMSVRVLTPLGREDAAMPKVVVVMAGDHAPSFLASAVPLTSFAGAAKAQMPQYVGGGKDGAATATAM